A genomic region of Nitrospirota bacterium contains the following coding sequences:
- a CDS encoding RodZ domain-containing protein, whose protein sequence is MSKLLKERRKELGKEVNDIAGVTRIKSAYLRAIEEEEYEKLPVEVYTRGYIREYAEFLGVPSDQALGPYEAYLKEKGVRKDKDLFVDKSLASRLAKEHGDQETSLERQHILEEVLGDRESPPPVPGEQPGRKRGIPRLVWVMLPVIIAVALYTYVSQQGSTPPVQQTVPQAPPPPAAEPAAPAPDEAAPPGSAVAPGPASPASPEGSPGALQQPAPQGTAPGGGQQPAAPAVKSPAGGGSEAPPEKAASPKEKPKEKSELQKKKQTLDIVATDRTWIEIGIDGTEKREVLLNPGDKVSYGANESIALVIGNAAGVRLNFNGKALENLGAPGEVVRLTLPRTAAPGAPSGASGSAGGSAGAGPPPVKKPAEASVPGVQKPKPSPSASASGSPSAAPSEPANQ, encoded by the coding sequence ATGTCCAAACTGTTAAAAGAACGGAGAAAAGAGCTCGGCAAAGAGGTCAACGACATCGCCGGTGTCACGCGGATCAAGAGTGCCTATTTGCGGGCGATCGAGGAAGAAGAGTACGAAAAGCTCCCCGTCGAGGTCTATACGAGGGGGTATATACGTGAATACGCAGAGTTTCTCGGAGTTCCCTCTGACCAGGCCCTCGGACCGTATGAGGCGTACCTGAAAGAGAAAGGGGTCAGGAAAGATAAAGATCTCTTTGTCGACAAGAGCTTAGCCTCGAGATTGGCAAAGGAGCATGGCGACCAGGAGACCTCCCTGGAGCGGCAGCATATCCTGGAAGAGGTGCTCGGCGACCGCGAGTCCCCCCCGCCTGTCCCAGGAGAACAGCCCGGCCGGAAGAGAGGCATTCCCAGGCTGGTATGGGTCATGCTGCCGGTCATTATCGCTGTTGCGCTCTATACCTATGTCTCGCAGCAAGGGAGCACTCCTCCCGTCCAGCAAACAGTGCCGCAAGCTCCTCCGCCTCCGGCGGCTGAGCCGGCCGCTCCCGCTCCGGACGAAGCTGCTCCGCCGGGCTCTGCCGTTGCACCCGGCCCCGCCAGCCCCGCCAGCCCCGAAGGTTCACCGGGAGCTCTTCAGCAGCCCGCACCGCAGGGGACCGCTCCCGGCGGAGGACAGCAGCCGGCTGCTCCCGCAGTCAAGAGTCCTGCAGGAGGCGGCAGCGAGGCGCCTCCCGAAAAAGCTGCCTCCCCGAAAGAGAAACCGAAAGAGAAGAGCGAGCTGCAGAAGAAGAAGCAGACACTCGATATCGTCGCCACCGACAGGACATGGATCGAGATCGGCATAGACGGAACAGAAAAGAGGGAGGTGCTGCTCAATCCCGGCGATAAGGTGAGCTACGGAGCAAACGAAAGCATCGCCCTGGTCATCGGCAATGCTGCCGGCGTCAGGCTGAACTTCAACGGGAAGGCTCTCGAAAACCTCGGAGCCCCGGGAGAAGTGGTACGGCTGACGCTCCCGCGGACTGCTGCGCCGGGAGCCCCGAGCGGGGCATCAGGAAGCGCCGGGGGAAGCGCGGGAGCCGGCCCGCCTCCCGTAAAGAAGCCTGCCGAGGCCAGCGTGCCGGGCGTTCAGAAGCCCAAGCCCTCGCCGTCTGCTTCGGCCTCTGGTAGTCCTTCCGCCGCACCCTCTGAACCTGCCAACCAGTAA
- the rnr gene encoding ribonuclease R, protein MVTRESLLAFFREKVTRPIRFIDIVYLLNLSPAEKRRMKRFLRELVDEGEVVRTRKGLYGPAEEMSLVSGHFEAHREGYGFVIPEKPGERDVFIPARAALGAMDNDRVVARIEHQHRREGTIVRILERAHTRIAGTFERSKGAAYVTPKDRSVPFDLYIAPRDTGKARDGDRVVAEVISYPTDKRPPSGRIIKVLKKPETPADEVELVIDELSLPRKFPSEVVDEARELYEQAKEGHRGHKRKDLRELPTVTIDGERARDFDDAISIEYRGERRDEGYRLWVHIADVGYYVRWDSPIDLEARKRGTSVYFPDRVIPMLPKELSEDLCSLKPKVDRLAFTVEMEFDKHGTRTGARFYPSLIRSDERMTYTAVRKILVDKDDEERIRYDYLLDRFALMGELCDILKARRTRRGSLDFDLPEPEVLLDIQGNPEAIVRAERNFAHMIIEEFMIAANEAVAGFLEELEVPSLYRVHEEPDPLKLENILKVITTLGIIPRGSKGLKPKDFPGLIRQIRGKPEEDILNHMILRSLKQARYSPVNAGHFGLASASYTHFTSPIRRYPDLVVHRILRAVLSGKGLSERRTKELEEILPDIAFTSSRTERQADDAERAVLKAMRVWFMRDKVGEEFEGTVVSVMPYGLRVRLKEYYVEGLLHVSFMTDDFYHYSEKELALCGANRKKKFTIGKAVKVRIDRVDMDEREVILGL, encoded by the coding sequence ATGGTTACCAGGGAGTCGCTGCTCGCCTTTTTCAGAGAGAAAGTCACACGTCCCATCAGATTCATCGACATTGTCTACCTTTTGAATCTCTCTCCTGCGGAGAAACGCAGGATGAAGCGCTTCCTGCGGGAGCTGGTCGACGAGGGCGAGGTGGTGCGGACGAGAAAGGGGCTGTACGGCCCTGCGGAAGAGATGAGCCTCGTCTCCGGCCACTTCGAGGCCCATCGCGAGGGCTACGGGTTCGTCATACCCGAGAAGCCGGGAGAGCGCGATGTCTTCATTCCCGCCCGGGCTGCGCTCGGCGCCATGGACAACGACCGCGTGGTGGCCCGCATCGAGCACCAGCACCGGCGCGAAGGGACCATCGTCCGCATACTGGAGCGCGCCCATACGCGCATCGCGGGGACCTTCGAGAGGAGCAAGGGCGCAGCGTATGTCACGCCCAAAGACCGCTCGGTCCCCTTCGATCTCTACATCGCTCCCCGCGACACCGGCAAGGCCCGGGACGGCGACCGGGTCGTTGCCGAAGTCATAAGCTATCCCACCGATAAGCGGCCGCCTTCCGGCCGCATCATCAAGGTGCTCAAGAAGCCGGAGACCCCCGCCGACGAGGTCGAGCTCGTCATCGATGAGCTGAGCCTTCCGCGGAAGTTCCCCTCCGAAGTCGTCGACGAGGCCCGGGAGCTTTACGAGCAGGCAAAGGAGGGCCACCGGGGGCATAAGCGGAAAGACCTGCGCGAGCTTCCCACCGTCACCATAGACGGTGAACGGGCGCGGGATTTCGATGACGCCATCTCCATAGAGTACAGGGGCGAGCGGAGGGATGAGGGCTACCGCCTCTGGGTGCATATCGCCGATGTGGGCTACTACGTGCGCTGGGACTCGCCGATCGATCTCGAGGCACGGAAGCGGGGCACGAGCGTCTATTTTCCCGACCGGGTCATCCCCATGCTCCCCAAGGAGCTTTCGGAGGACCTCTGCAGCCTGAAGCCGAAGGTCGACCGCCTCGCCTTCACCGTCGAGATGGAGTTCGACAAGCACGGGACGAGGACCGGAGCCCGCTTCTATCCCAGCCTCATCAGGAGCGATGAGCGCATGACCTATACGGCGGTGCGGAAGATCCTGGTCGATAAGGATGACGAAGAGCGGATACGGTACGATTACCTCCTCGACCGGTTCGCGCTCATGGGAGAGCTCTGCGATATTCTCAAGGCGCGGCGGACGAGACGGGGCAGCCTCGACTTCGACCTCCCCGAGCCCGAGGTCCTCCTCGATATCCAGGGCAACCCCGAAGCGATCGTGAGGGCCGAGCGCAATTTCGCCCATATGATCATCGAGGAGTTCATGATCGCTGCCAACGAGGCGGTCGCGGGGTTCCTCGAAGAGCTCGAGGTCCCCTCGCTCTACCGTGTGCACGAAGAGCCCGATCCGCTCAAGCTCGAGAACATTCTCAAGGTCATAACGACGCTCGGCATCATCCCCCGGGGCAGCAAGGGGCTCAAGCCGAAGGACTTCCCGGGCCTCATACGCCAGATCAGGGGCAAACCGGAGGAGGATATCCTCAACCACATGATCCTGAGGAGCCTGAAGCAGGCGCGCTACTCGCCCGTCAATGCCGGCCACTTCGGGCTCGCCTCCGCATCGTACACGCATTTCACCTCGCCGATCCGGCGGTATCCCGATCTCGTCGTCCACCGCATCCTGCGCGCGGTGCTGTCGGGAAAGGGGCTGAGCGAGCGCCGTACGAAGGAGCTCGAAGAGATACTCCCCGACATCGCGTTCACCTCGTCGAGGACGGAGCGGCAGGCCGATGATGCGGAGCGCGCGGTACTGAAGGCCATGAGGGTCTGGTTCATGCGCGACAAGGTGGGAGAGGAGTTCGAGGGCACGGTGGTCTCGGTGATGCCCTACGGCCTGCGCGTGCGCCTGAAGGAGTATTATGTGGAGGGGCTGCTCCATGTCTCGTTCATGACCGACGACTTCTATCACTACAGCGAAAAAGAGTTGGCGCTCTGCGGCGCCAACAGAAAGAAGAAGTTCACGATCGGCAAGGCGGTGAAGGTGAGGATCGACCGGGTGGACATGGACGAGCGCGAGGTGATACTGGGACTATGA
- a CDS encoding TIGR02757 family protein: MASLKRTLDRLYAAYNFEERICFDPIEIPHRYTRPEDIEAAGFICSCFAYGRVDLFKALLNALFERMGGSPYDFLLGFNVRRHRKRFAGLYYRFNRNDDILCLLHVLGRVLRDCGAIEAVFKRHYTDSDATVVNGLTGIVDTLLGIDTAAVYGKAIRPDGFLQFFPSPAQGSACKRMNMFLRWMVRDRDIDFGLWKGIPKNRLVIPLDVHIARIARCLGLTKRSSQDWKTAVEITESLKKLDPEDPLKYDFALCHQGIAKVCHTGRCRECALVSSPRTNKAL, from the coding sequence ATGGCCTCCTTGAAACGGACGCTCGACAGGCTCTATGCCGCCTATAATTTCGAGGAGCGGATCTGCTTCGACCCCATCGAGATCCCCCACCGCTACACCCGGCCCGAGGATATCGAGGCGGCCGGCTTCATCTGCAGCTGTTTTGCCTACGGCCGAGTCGATCTTTTCAAAGCGCTCCTGAACGCCCTGTTCGAGAGGATGGGCGGGAGCCCGTACGACTTCCTCCTCGGTTTCAACGTTCGGCGGCATCGGAAGCGCTTCGCCGGGTTGTATTACCGTTTCAACAGGAACGACGATATCCTCTGCCTTCTTCACGTGCTCGGCCGCGTGCTGAGAGACTGCGGCGCTATCGAAGCGGTTTTCAAGCGGCACTACACCGACAGCGATGCGACTGTCGTAAACGGTCTGACGGGCATCGTCGATACCCTCCTCGGCATCGATACCGCCGCCGTGTACGGCAAGGCTATAAGGCCTGACGGGTTCCTCCAGTTCTTTCCCTCGCCGGCGCAGGGCAGCGCCTGCAAGCGGATGAACATGTTCTTGCGGTGGATGGTACGGGACAGGGATATCGATTTCGGCCTGTGGAAGGGAATTCCGAAAAACAGGCTCGTCATCCCCCTCGATGTCCATATCGCGCGCATCGCCCGATGCCTCGGCCTCACGAAGAGGAGCTCGCAGGACTGGAAGACGGCGGTCGAGATCACCGAATCCCTTAAGAAGCTCGATCCCGAAGACCCCCTCAAGTACGACTTCGCCCTCTGCCACCAGGGCATCGCAAAGGTCTGTCACACGGGGCGCTGCAGAGAGTGCGCCCTCGTTTCTTCTCCGCGCACGAATAAGGCTTTATAA
- a CDS encoding PAS domain S-box protein, with product MRRKIVIGLTVALWIFVLFSFLFSIEAGGPSGSGSRLVSIGTLLSFVLFFWVFSLFNREVLERRRAEEALRKSERRLWQMVENLPVGAFYREDDSVFFNRAVEELTGYKRAEMTTLDQWFATMYGADAPVVRSYYEEDRRKGFPATRTVPLTRKDGSIRYIEFAGYAFDKGEVWVLHDITERKRVEEELARLSRKYELILESAGEGIYGLDRSGRHTIVNRAAVAMLGYPAEEVIGRKSHPLWHHTRADGTPYPEEECRIYATIRDGVMKTVDDEVFWRKDGTSFPVEYTATPIVRDGVIDGVVVTFRDITERKQIEGELIESEANLRTILDSVYDAIFIHDMDGNIIDVNRKMLELYGVERDEATRLSIREDYSAPDNPLDELPGIWRRVKGGETQLFEWRARRPHDGSVFTVEVFLRTITLRAREVILASVRDISERKRAEERLAKYVNELEQRNREIELLAEMNSLLQASLTAGEISLIIARSIRQLFSGESGIIYLLDRARSTLESIAVWGDIKADGYFLSPRECWALRLGRTYLSGSGRSEMLCPHTASLPDTAYLCVPMIAQGEILGMLFLQFNAAALGPGTANPEEERGPRLRSKQRLAEAAAESIALSLANFRLRETLYAQSIRDPLTGLFNRRYLDELLEKELHRVLRRELPLSVILLDIDHFKLFNDTFGHEAGDLLLRELGAFLARHIRAEDFACRYGGEEFVLVLPETALEDARQRAEELRRAIKELTVRYRERILGPVTVSMGVAVFPKHGERSDELLRASDAALYRAKAEGRDRVIVY from the coding sequence ATGAGAAGAAAGATCGTCATAGGTCTCACCGTAGCCCTCTGGATCTTTGTTCTGTTCTCTTTTCTCTTTTCGATCGAAGCGGGAGGCCCGTCCGGCAGCGGGAGCCGGCTCGTCTCCATCGGCACCCTTCTGAGCTTCGTGCTCTTCTTCTGGGTCTTCTCCCTCTTCAACCGCGAGGTCCTCGAGCGCAGACGTGCCGAGGAGGCGCTGAGGAAGAGCGAGCGGCGGTTGTGGCAGATGGTCGAGAACCTCCCCGTCGGCGCCTTCTACCGGGAGGACGATTCGGTCTTCTTCAACAGGGCGGTGGAGGAGCTTACCGGCTACAAACGCGCCGAGATGACGACGCTCGACCAGTGGTTCGCCACGATGTACGGCGCCGACGCTCCCGTTGTCCGCAGCTATTACGAGGAGGACAGGCGAAAGGGCTTTCCCGCCACACGGACCGTGCCCCTTACCAGGAAGGACGGCAGCATCCGCTACATCGAGTTCGCCGGGTATGCCTTCGATAAGGGTGAGGTCTGGGTGCTCCACGATATCACCGAGCGCAAGCGTGTAGAGGAGGAGCTCGCCCGGCTGAGCCGGAAGTACGAGCTGATCCTCGAGTCGGCAGGCGAGGGCATCTACGGGCTGGACAGAAGCGGCAGACACACCATCGTCAACCGCGCTGCCGTCGCCATGCTCGGCTACCCGGCCGAAGAGGTCATCGGCAGGAAGAGCCATCCTCTCTGGCATCATACCAGGGCCGACGGCACGCCCTACCCGGAAGAGGAGTGCAGGATCTATGCAACGATACGCGACGGCGTCATGAAGACGGTGGATGACGAGGTGTTCTGGCGAAAGGACGGAACGAGTTTCCCGGTCGAGTACACCGCGACGCCGATCGTCAGGGATGGCGTCATCGACGGAGTGGTGGTCACCTTCAGGGATATTACCGAGCGGAAGCAGATCGAAGGCGAGCTGATAGAGTCGGAGGCGAATCTCCGCACCATTCTCGACAGCGTCTATGATGCGATCTTCATCCATGATATGGACGGGAATATCATCGATGTGAACAGGAAAATGCTCGAGCTGTACGGGGTGGAGAGGGACGAGGCGACCCGGCTCTCGATACGGGAGGACTATTCCGCTCCCGACAACCCCCTCGACGAGCTCCCCGGGATATGGCGCCGGGTCAAAGGAGGGGAGACGCAGCTTTTCGAATGGAGGGCCCGGAGGCCCCATGACGGGTCGGTCTTCACCGTCGAGGTCTTCCTCCGCACGATAACGCTCAGGGCGAGGGAGGTCATCCTCGCCAGTGTGCGCGACATCAGCGAGCGCAAACGCGCGGAGGAGCGGCTCGCCAAGTACGTCAACGAGCTCGAGCAGCGCAACAGGGAGATCGAGCTCCTCGCGGAAATGAACAGCCTGCTCCAGGCGAGTCTCACTGCCGGCGAGATCTCGCTTATCATTGCCCGGTCGATACGGCAGCTCTTTTCCGGGGAGTCGGGGATCATCTACCTGCTCGATCGGGCGAGGAGTACGCTCGAGTCCATCGCCGTATGGGGCGATATCAAGGCCGACGGGTATTTCCTCTCTCCCCGGGAGTGCTGGGCCCTGCGGCTCGGGAGGACCTATCTCTCGGGCAGCGGCAGGTCCGAGATGCTCTGTCCCCATACCGCATCCCTCCCGGACACCGCGTACCTGTGCGTGCCGATGATCGCCCAGGGTGAGATACTCGGCATGCTCTTCCTTCAATTCAACGCCGCTGCCCTCGGCCCCGGGACAGCCAATCCCGAGGAGGAGAGAGGGCCGAGGCTGAGAAGCAAGCAGCGGCTGGCAGAGGCGGCGGCCGAGAGCATCGCGCTCTCGCTGGCGAACTTCAGGCTCCGCGAGACGCTCTACGCCCAATCCATACGCGACCCGCTCACCGGGCTCTTCAACCGCCGCTACCTGGATGAGCTGCTCGAGAAGGAGCTCCACCGGGTGCTCCGCCGGGAGCTTCCGCTCAGTGTGATCCTGCTCGATATCGATCATTTCAAGCTCTTCAACGATACCTTCGGCCACGAGGCGGGAGATCTGCTGCTGCGCGAGCTCGGCGCGTTCCTGGCGCGCCACATCCGTGCGGAAGACTTCGCCTGCCGCTACGGCGGCGAGGAGTTCGTGCTCGTCCTGCCCGAAACCGCACTCGAGGACGCCCGCCAGCGTGCTGAAGAGCTGCGGAGAGCGATCAAGGAGCTGACGGTCCGGTACCGGGAGAGGATACTCGGACCGGTAACCGTTTCGATGGGAGTGGCGGTCTTTCCGAAGCACGGCGAACGGAGCGACGAGCTGCTGCGGGCGTCGGATGCCGCCCTCTACCGCGCGAAAGCGGAGGGGCGGGACAGGGTGATCGTCTACTGA
- a CDS encoding universal stress protein, translating to MSAPDPAAACRLKDRHLLLAVDASENAERAVLYIADFLGGLPGFTITLLTVVPEPPGDYFAGAEEHRTWIEQRRAAMAGVLGRYKELLVQAGFDERKIATRVDIRHCPVVARCILEAQQELDCCTVIIGRRGISKKEELVFGSTSSSILHAKRSCAVWVIG from the coding sequence ATGAGCGCCCCAGACCCTGCGGCAGCGTGCCGCCTCAAGGACAGGCATCTCCTCCTGGCTGTCGATGCCTCGGAAAACGCCGAACGGGCGGTCCTCTACATTGCGGACTTCCTGGGAGGACTTCCGGGGTTCACGATCACCCTGCTCACGGTGGTCCCCGAACCTCCCGGCGACTACTTTGCCGGGGCAGAAGAGCACCGCACCTGGATCGAGCAGAGGCGTGCTGCGATGGCGGGGGTCCTCGGTCGCTATAAGGAACTCCTGGTGCAGGCCGGCTTCGACGAGAGAAAGATCGCGACCAGGGTCGATATCAGGCACTGCCCGGTTGTGGCCCGCTGCATCCTCGAGGCGCAGCAGGAGCTCGACTGCTGCACCGTGATCATAGGACGGCGCGGGATATCGAAGAAGGAGGAGCTCGTCTTCGGCAGCACCTCGAGCAGCATCCTCCATGCGAAGCGCAGCTGTGCCGTATGGGTGATCGGATAG